A part of Salvelinus sp. IW2-2015 linkage group LG16, ASM291031v2, whole genome shotgun sequence genomic DNA contains:
- the LOC111975261 gene encoding G protein-coupled receptor 88-like — protein MQNDSAQLADCDVGHNAKISLAALYSLMCLFGTILNLLVVYLVVTFKKLRTASNAFIVNGCIADLLVCAFWMPHEAVGIYSGSPFPAGYQAFKDALLFLGITVSLLSHSLVAVNRYVLITKSPVTYLSIYQKRRTEWMISASWLSALGFILPWITSLRYPQEGCSYLPASAASLLKGGKPIFSDPFAAGTLALTIIGQTMVVLYCYLKIFRRVQISVKRVSILHFPIVNNLPYSFPRKDKRLGFYVLAVCFIFILTTQPLFWVLSIALFTTVPLALRTCSWMFFCTLFVTNPFLYTWKNEEFRKSFRSVLKGEFWRGSTVGVEPITINTISHLLPRQNSRRAFLAEIN, from the coding sequence ATGCAAAACGACTCGGCGCAACTGGCAGACTGCGATGTGGGACACAATGCCAAAATCAGTCTTGCGGCACTCTATTCTCTCATGTGCCTGTTTGGGACCATTTTAAACCTTTTGGTTGTTTACCTGGTCGTGACATTTAAGAAACTTCGGACGGCTAGCAATGCGTTTATTGTGAACGGCTGTATAGCCGACCTGTTGGTGTGCGCATTTTGGATGCCGCACGAGGCGGTGGGAATTTATTCTGGAAGCCCTTTCCCCGCTGGGTACCAAGCCTTCAAAGATGCGCTCTTATTCCTCGGCAtcactgtctctcttctctcccattccCTGGTCGCCGTCAACCGATACGTGTTGATTACCAAATCACCAGTGACCTATCTGTCCATATACCAAAAAAGACGCACAGAATGGATGATAAGCGCATCGTGGCTTTCGGCGCTGGGATTTATTTTACCCTGGATCACATCTTTACGGTACCCACAGGAAGGATGCTCATATCTCCCGGCTTCCGCAGCATCACTGCTCAAAGGAGGGAAGCCCATTTTCTCTGACCCATTTGCAGCTGGTACCCTGGCGTTGACTATTATTGGTCAGACAATGGTTGTTCTGTATTGCTATTTAAAAATCTTTCGAAGGGTGCAGATCAGTGTGAAGAGGGTCAGCATATTACATTTTCCTATCGTGAATAACCTTCCATATTCGTTCCCCAGAAAGGACAAACGTTTGGGGTTCTACGTGTTGGCAGTGTGTTTCATATTCATACTCACTACACAGCCTCTTTTCTGGGTGTTATCAATAGCACTTTTTACCACAGTGCCATTGGCACTAAGGACTTGTTCATGGATGTTTTTCTGCACTCTCTTTGTTACAAACCCATTTCTCTACACGTGGAAGAACGAGGAGTTTAGAAAATCTTTCAGATCCGTGCTCAAGGGAGAATTTTGGAGAGGGTCTACAGTTGGGGTTGAGCCCATCACAATTAATACAATATCTCACCTTCTGCCGAGACAAAACAGTAGAAGGGCATTTTTGGCTGAGATAAATTGA